One genomic window of Mycolicibacterium neoaurum includes the following:
- a CDS encoding LysR family transcriptional regulator: MELRQLEYFVAVAEERSFTRAAERERVAQPAVSAQIRRLERQMGQTLLIRSSRDVRLTQAGIALLPHARAALAAVRAARRAVDEVAGLIRGAVAIGTVTLHPVDIAGLIADFYAQYPAVEITLATDNSDALLDKLADGRLDLAIVSLGLDEHPPGLDVHTVTDEAVVAAVAAHHPLAGRATLPVAELSDHRLISLPVGTGLRTRLDNACADAGITANVAFEATSPLELADLGAHGLGVAILPESMARNRPGLHAVDLDPALRGRLVWAWRRDMSGPAARLLRDRATAARDRSG, encoded by the coding sequence ATGGAACTGCGCCAACTGGAGTACTTCGTCGCGGTGGCCGAGGAGCGCAGTTTCACCAGGGCCGCCGAGCGGGAGCGGGTGGCGCAACCGGCGGTGAGCGCGCAGATCCGGCGGTTGGAGCGCCAGATGGGCCAGACCCTGCTGATCCGCTCAAGCCGGGATGTCCGGCTGACCCAGGCCGGTATCGCACTGCTCCCGCACGCGCGCGCGGCACTGGCCGCCGTGCGCGCGGCCCGGCGCGCGGTCGACGAGGTCGCCGGCCTGATCCGGGGAGCGGTTGCGATCGGCACGGTGACACTGCATCCGGTGGATATCGCGGGACTGATCGCGGACTTCTACGCGCAGTACCCGGCGGTCGAAATCACCTTGGCAACCGACAATTCCGATGCGCTGTTGGACAAGCTCGCCGACGGGCGGCTCGATCTGGCCATCGTCTCCCTGGGCCTCGACGAGCATCCGCCCGGGTTGGATGTCCACACGGTGACCGACGAGGCCGTCGTCGCGGCGGTGGCCGCGCACCATCCGCTGGCCGGTCGCGCGACGTTGCCGGTGGCTGAGCTGTCCGACCACCGGCTGATCTCCCTGCCGGTGGGGACGGGATTGCGCACGCGTCTCGACAATGCTTGTGCCGACGCGGGAATCACCGCGAATGTGGCATTCGAGGCGACCAGTCCGCTCGAACTCGCCGACCTGGGCGCGCACGGTCTGGGCGTCGCGATCCTGCCCGAGTCGATGGCCCGCAACCGCCCCGGCCTGCACGCCGTGGATCTCGATCCGGCGCTGCGCGGGCGACTGGTGTGGGCGTGGCGGCGAGACATGAGCGGTCCGGCCGCGCGTCTGCTGCGGGATCGAGCGACCGCAGCCCGGGACCGCTCCGGGTAG
- a CDS encoding FAD-dependent monooxygenase yields the protein MLATQGGDMNIDMVIAGAGIGGLTAALALHARGVRTVNLERVRTLRPLGVGINLLPHAVRELDELGLAAAVRNIAIAPHSIEFYASSGELLFREPRGLAAGDSHPQLSVHRGMLQKLLLDTVTERIGDGAVRPGTTVTGFAQSADGVEVRTTNGNICGAALIGADGINSAVRRAVHPGADPLMWSGITMFRGAADIPAFLDGQTMAIVKGDGGVDLVAYPIGERLVNWVLQVPTGSPGMLDVDTQWNSAIDVTQVRRHVASWRLNQLDPVALIEATRQIYQYPMVDREPLPHWGTGRVTLLGDAAHPMYPVGANGGSQSIVDARVLADEYAANGIPGLRRYAEQRLRETAAVIVANRDMHRALGHTTADLRRITATYRHDTARSNH from the coding sequence ATGCTTGCCACGCAGGGTGGTGACATGAATATCGATATGGTGATAGCCGGGGCCGGGATCGGCGGCCTGACCGCCGCGTTGGCCCTGCACGCGCGCGGCGTCCGGACCGTCAACCTGGAACGCGTGCGGACGTTGCGCCCACTCGGCGTGGGGATCAATCTGCTCCCCCACGCGGTCCGGGAGCTGGACGAACTCGGGCTGGCCGCCGCGGTACGGAATATCGCGATCGCACCGCATTCGATCGAGTTCTACGCCTCCTCCGGCGAGCTGCTGTTCCGCGAACCGCGCGGGCTGGCCGCCGGGGACAGCCACCCGCAACTGTCGGTTCATCGCGGGATGCTGCAGAAGCTGCTGCTCGATACCGTCACCGAGCGCATCGGCGATGGCGCGGTCCGGCCCGGAACCACAGTCACCGGGTTCGCCCAGAGCGCCGACGGCGTCGAGGTGCGCACCACGAACGGAAACATCTGCGGCGCAGCGCTGATCGGCGCGGACGGAATCAACTCGGCGGTACGCCGCGCCGTTCATCCCGGCGCCGACCCCCTGATGTGGTCGGGTATCACGATGTTTCGCGGGGCCGCCGACATACCGGCATTTCTCGATGGCCAGACCATGGCGATCGTCAAGGGCGATGGCGGAGTCGATCTGGTGGCCTATCCGATCGGCGAGCGGTTGGTGAATTGGGTTCTGCAGGTGCCCACCGGATCTCCGGGCATGCTCGACGTTGACACACAGTGGAATTCGGCGATCGACGTAACGCAGGTGCGCAGGCATGTCGCGAGCTGGCGACTGAATCAGCTGGACCCGGTGGCGCTGATCGAAGCAACCCGGCAGATCTACCAGTACCCCATGGTCGACCGGGAACCGTTGCCGCACTGGGGAACCGGACGGGTGACACTACTCGGAGACGCGGCCCACCCGATGTATCCGGTCGGCGCCAACGGCGGATCCCAGTCCATCGTCGACGCCCGGGTGCTGGCCGACGAGTATGCCGCGAACGGGATCCCCGGGCTGCGCCGCTACGCCGAGCAGCGACTCCGCGAGACCGCCGCGGTGATCGTCGCCAACCGCGATATGCATCGCGCGCTGGGCCACACCACGGCCGATCTTCGCCGCATCACCGCCACATATCGCCACGACACGGCAAGGAGTAACCACTGA
- a CDS encoding alpha/beta fold hydrolase, with translation MSTYVMIPGMCHGAWCFDDLAATLRADGHRVLAVTLTGVAERAHLLPGGVNLDTHILDVVGAIDADACGDDELVLVGHSYGGMVITGVADRIPHRVASLVFVDAVVPHDGESCWDLVNEEERRWYVGVDATGFGVPPMPFFDNRATAHPLATVLQPLRLDGDLNRFRRRVFVYALGWPGDSPLRPSYERVRDDPSWVVHELDGKHNLMRDNPDDLLRILLSSN, from the coding sequence ATGTCCACCTACGTGATGATTCCCGGAATGTGCCACGGCGCCTGGTGTTTCGACGATCTGGCAGCGACACTGCGCGCCGACGGCCACCGTGTGCTGGCGGTGACGCTGACCGGTGTCGCCGAACGAGCCCACCTGTTGCCGGGCGGGGTCAACCTGGACACCCACATCCTCGACGTCGTCGGTGCCATCGATGCGGATGCCTGCGGAGATGACGAACTCGTCCTGGTCGGGCACAGCTATGGCGGGATGGTGATCACCGGCGTCGCCGACCGCATCCCACACCGGGTGGCATCGCTGGTGTTCGTCGACGCGGTGGTCCCCCACGACGGTGAATCCTGCTGGGATCTGGTCAACGAGGAGGAACGTCGGTGGTACGTCGGCGTCGATGCCACCGGTTTCGGGGTCCCACCGATGCCGTTCTTCGACAACCGCGCGACCGCGCACCCGTTGGCCACCGTCCTGCAGCCGCTGCGACTCGACGGTGATCTGAACCGGTTTCGTCGGCGGGTGTTCGTGTACGCGTTGGGCTGGCCTGGTGATTCGCCGTTGCGGCCCTCCTACGAACGGGTGCGCGACGATCCGAGCTGGGTAGTCCACGAACTCGACGGCAAACACAACCTCATGCGCGACAATCCCGACGATCTGCTACGCATCCTGCTGAGCTCGAACTGA
- a CDS encoding Zn-ribbon domain-containing OB-fold protein, with translation MPAASTAPAVEGWFATDESGATHLIGGKCTACATYVFPPRENNCPNPGCDSDTLDLVPLSRRGTVWSYTENRYAPPPPYPCPDPFEPFAVAAVELADEGLIVLGKVVEGTLAADLNVGMEMELTTMTLYTDDDGTQRTTHAWRIAR, from the coding sequence GTGCCAGCAGCATCGACAGCTCCCGCGGTGGAAGGGTGGTTCGCCACCGATGAGTCCGGGGCCACGCATCTGATCGGCGGTAAGTGCACCGCGTGTGCCACCTATGTCTTCCCACCCCGGGAAAACAACTGCCCCAACCCCGGCTGCGACAGCGACACCCTGGACCTGGTGCCGTTGTCCCGGCGCGGCACCGTATGGAGCTACACCGAAAACCGCTACGCACCACCGCCGCCCTATCCCTGCCCCGACCCGTTCGAACCCTTCGCCGTCGCCGCAGTCGAACTCGCCGACGAAGGCCTCATCGTGCTCGGCAAAGTCGTCGAAGGCACCCTGGCCGCCGACCTGAACGTCGGAATGGAAATGGAACTGACCACCATGACCCTCTACACCGACGACGACGGCACACAACGCACCACCCACGCCTGGAGGATCGCTCGATAA
- a CDS encoding lipid-transfer protein, translating to MAPEPVYILGAGMHPWGKWGRDFTEYGVIAARAALAEAGLDWQHIQLVAGADTIRNGYPGFVAGATFTQKLGWNGIPITSSYAACASGSQALQSARAHILAGLCDVALVIGADTTPKGFFAPVGGERKNDPDWQRFHLIGATNTVYFALLARRRMDLYGATVEDFAGVKVKNARHGLNNPNARYRKEATVDDVLASPVVSDPLRLLDICATSDGAAALIVASKKFTEKHLGTTAGVPSVRAVSLQSPQYPQHLPELPDIATDSTAVVPGPDRVFKDQILDAAYTEAGIGPEDLSLAEVYDLSTALELDWYEHLGLCPRGEAEHLLRTGATTIGGRIPVNASGGLASFGEAIPAQAIAQICELTWQLKGQATGRQVQGATVGITANQGLFGHGSSVIIAM from the coding sequence ATGGCACCGGAACCGGTCTACATCCTCGGCGCAGGCATGCACCCCTGGGGCAAATGGGGACGCGACTTCACCGAATACGGCGTCATCGCCGCCCGCGCCGCCCTCGCCGAAGCCGGCCTGGACTGGCAACACATCCAACTCGTCGCCGGCGCGGACACCATCCGCAACGGCTACCCCGGCTTCGTCGCCGGGGCCACCTTCACCCAAAAACTCGGCTGGAACGGCATCCCCATCACCTCCAGCTACGCCGCCTGCGCCTCCGGATCCCAAGCCCTGCAATCCGCCCGCGCCCACATCCTGGCCGGCCTCTGCGACGTCGCCCTGGTCATCGGCGCCGACACCACCCCCAAAGGCTTCTTCGCCCCCGTCGGCGGCGAACGCAAAAACGACCCCGACTGGCAACGCTTCCACCTCATCGGCGCCACCAACACCGTCTACTTCGCCCTACTCGCCCGACGCCGCATGGACCTCTACGGCGCCACCGTCGAAGACTTCGCAGGCGTCAAGGTCAAAAACGCCCGCCACGGCCTGAACAACCCCAACGCCCGCTACCGCAAAGAAGCCACCGTCGACGACGTCCTGGCCTCCCCGGTCGTCTCCGACCCACTGCGACTGCTCGACATCTGCGCCACCAGCGACGGCGCCGCCGCCCTCATCGTCGCCTCCAAAAAATTCACCGAAAAACACCTCGGCACCACCGCCGGGGTCCCCTCAGTACGCGCGGTCAGCCTGCAATCCCCCCAATACCCCCAACACCTACCCGAACTACCCGACATCGCCACCGACTCCACCGCCGTGGTCCCCGGACCCGACCGCGTCTTCAAAGACCAAATCCTCGACGCCGCCTACACCGAAGCCGGCATCGGCCCCGAGGACCTCTCCCTGGCCGAGGTCTACGACCTGTCCACCGCACTAGAACTCGACTGGTACGAACACCTCGGACTCTGCCCACGCGGCGAAGCCGAACACCTGCTGCGCACCGGAGCCACCACCATCGGCGGCCGCATCCCGGTCAACGCCTCCGGCGGCCTGGCCTCCTTCGGCGAAGCCATCCCCGCCCAAGCCATCGCCCAAATCTGCGAACTCACCTGGCAACTCAAAGGCCAAGCCACCGGCCGCCAAGTCCAAGGCGCCACCGTCGGCATCACCGCCAACCAAGGCCTCTTCGGCCACGGCTCCTCGGTCATCATCGCCATGTAA
- a CDS encoding DUF167 domain-containing protein: MSESVVVRVKPGSRKGPLVEVGDDGELTVYVPERAVDGKANEAVTKLLAAHLGVPRSRLELVSGATARVKRYRIA, translated from the coding sequence GTGAGCGAAAGCGTCGTCGTGCGTGTCAAACCCGGTAGCCGCAAGGGTCCGCTCGTCGAGGTCGGTGACGACGGGGAGCTGACCGTCTATGTGCCCGAGCGTGCGGTGGACGGAAAGGCCAACGAGGCCGTCACCAAGCTGCTCGCCGCCCATCTGGGGGTACCGCGCAGTCGGCTGGAGCTGGTGTCCGGGGCAACCGCGCGGGTGAAGCGATACCGCATCGCCTGA
- a CDS encoding ABC transporter ATP-binding protein — translation MTNSHEVDTRKVLLEVRDIVVHYGRIRALNGVSLTVHEGELVTLLGSNGAGKTTMMRAISGLLSLTSGSVWFDGADVSKVKAHKRVADGLIQAPEGRGVFPGMTIIENLEMGCYGRKFPSKAEHDEKLDWVLTTFPRLAERRTQVGGTLSGGEQQMLAIGRALMARPKVLLLDEPSMGLAPMVISQIFKIISEINSQGTTVLLVEQNAQQALSRSDRAYILETGEVTRTGVARDLLHDDSIRAAYLGVA, via the coding sequence ATGACGAACTCGCATGAGGTCGATACCCGCAAGGTCCTGCTCGAGGTGCGCGATATCGTCGTGCATTACGGCCGGATCCGAGCCCTCAACGGTGTGTCGCTCACCGTCCACGAAGGCGAGTTGGTGACCCTACTGGGCTCCAACGGCGCGGGCAAGACCACCATGATGCGGGCCATCTCGGGTCTGCTCTCGTTGACCTCGGGATCTGTCTGGTTCGACGGTGCGGACGTCAGCAAGGTCAAGGCGCACAAGCGAGTTGCCGACGGACTCATCCAGGCTCCCGAGGGTCGCGGGGTGTTCCCTGGCATGACCATCATCGAGAACCTCGAGATGGGTTGCTACGGGCGCAAATTCCCCTCGAAGGCCGAACACGACGAGAAGCTCGATTGGGTGCTGACGACGTTCCCGCGGCTGGCCGAACGGCGCACGCAGGTCGGTGGCACGCTCTCCGGTGGGGAGCAGCAGATGCTGGCCATCGGCCGGGCGCTGATGGCGCGGCCCAAGGTGCTCCTTCTCGACGAGCCGTCGATGGGGTTGGCGCCCATGGTGATATCGCAGATCTTCAAGATCATCTCCGAGATCAACAGTCAGGGCACCACGGTGCTGCTGGTCGAGCAGAACGCGCAGCAGGCGCTCAGCCGTTCGGACCGCGCCTACATCCTGGAGACCGGTGAGGTGACCCGCACCGGGGTCGCCCGCGACCTGCTGCACGACGACAGCATCCGCGCCGCCTACCTCGGCGTCGCCTAG
- a CDS encoding ABC transporter ATP-binding protein, with translation MSGPENFEDNVAEIAGVHREIQADRGDILLQTDDLTVKFGGLTALDAVTFNIKRGEILGLIGPNGAGKTTCFNAITGVYRPSSGSVTFDGSPIGRVKRHQITRLGIARTFQNIRLFGEMTALENVMVGTDARHHTSVPGALFRSNRHRREEKSAIERSAALLHFVGIAHRGEEKAKNLPYGDQRRLEIARALATEPKLLCLDEPAAGFNPSEKSALIELIRKIRDDGYTVLLIEHDMRLVMGVTDRIVVLEFGRKIADGLPAEIREDPAVIAAYLGVPDDELA, from the coding sequence ATGAGCGGGCCGGAGAACTTCGAGGACAACGTCGCCGAGATCGCCGGCGTGCACCGTGAGATCCAGGCAGATCGGGGTGACATCCTCCTGCAGACCGATGACCTCACGGTCAAGTTCGGTGGCCTGACCGCCCTGGACGCGGTGACGTTCAACATCAAGCGCGGTGAGATCCTGGGCCTCATCGGGCCCAACGGTGCGGGAAAGACCACCTGCTTCAACGCCATCACCGGGGTATACCGGCCCAGTTCGGGCTCGGTGACCTTCGACGGCTCACCGATCGGGCGTGTCAAACGCCACCAGATCACCCGCCTCGGCATCGCCCGCACGTTCCAGAACATCCGGCTGTTCGGTGAGATGACGGCGCTGGAGAACGTCATGGTGGGCACCGATGCGCGTCACCACACCTCGGTCCCCGGTGCTCTGTTCCGGTCCAATCGGCATCGCCGCGAAGAGAAGTCGGCCATCGAACGCTCGGCGGCGCTGCTGCATTTCGTCGGTATCGCCCATCGCGGTGAGGAGAAGGCGAAGAACCTGCCCTACGGCGATCAGCGTCGCCTGGAGATCGCCAGGGCGCTGGCCACCGAACCGAAGCTGCTGTGCCTCGACGAACCCGCGGCCGGATTCAACCCCAGCGAGAAGTCGGCCCTGATCGAGCTGATCCGCAAGATCCGCGATGACGGGTACACCGTGTTGTTGATAGAACACGATATGCGGCTGGTGATGGGGGTGACCGACCGCATCGTGGTGCTGGAGTTCGGTCGCAAGATCGCCGACGGCCTGCCCGCCGAAATCCGCGAGGACCCCGCGGTCATCGCCGCCTACCTGGGAGTGCCCGATGACGAACTCGCATGA
- a CDS encoding branched-chain amino acid ABC transporter permease translates to MSVWAKVMDWWDGLNRPQKWVFGAVLFTGLALSPLFTPGFIDTPGISFGGTMAQFAMIAIIAIGLNVVVGQAGLLDLGYVGFYAVGAYTVALLTSPESPWNQMSASGFFSTPWAWVSCLPIAMAITALSGLILGTPTLRLRGDYLAIVTLGFGEIIRLLADNLSDITNGPRGLNEVAFPHFLETEQHPEGVFSVSNSGGDTNYGTWWFWLGLVLVVIILLLVGNLERSRVGRAWIAVREDEDAAEVMGVNAFKFKLWAFTIGAAIGGLSGALYAGQVQYVAPPTFNIINSMLFLCAVVLGGQGNKLGVILGAFIIVYLPNRLLGVHFLGIDMGNLKYLFFGLALVVLMIFRPQGLFPARQHLLTYGKAARKLLRANPTDTEPAK, encoded by the coding sequence ATGAGCGTCTGGGCGAAGGTCATGGACTGGTGGGACGGTCTGAACCGCCCGCAGAAGTGGGTATTCGGCGCCGTGCTGTTCACGGGGTTGGCGCTCTCACCGCTGTTCACACCGGGTTTCATCGACACACCCGGCATCAGCTTCGGTGGCACGATGGCGCAGTTCGCGATGATCGCCATCATTGCCATCGGGCTCAACGTGGTGGTCGGCCAGGCGGGGCTGCTGGATCTCGGTTACGTCGGCTTCTACGCCGTGGGCGCGTACACGGTGGCGCTGCTGACCAGTCCGGAGAGCCCGTGGAACCAGATGAGCGCGTCGGGTTTCTTCAGCACGCCGTGGGCCTGGGTGTCCTGCCTGCCCATCGCCATGGCGATCACCGCGCTGAGCGGACTGATCCTGGGCACCCCGACGCTGCGCCTGCGCGGCGACTACCTGGCCATCGTCACCCTCGGTTTCGGCGAGATCATCCGGCTGCTCGCCGACAACCTCTCCGACATCACCAACGGCCCGCGCGGGCTCAACGAGGTGGCCTTCCCACACTTCCTGGAGACCGAACAGCACCCCGAGGGCGTGTTCTCGGTGTCGAACTCCGGCGGCGACACCAACTACGGGACCTGGTGGTTCTGGTTGGGCCTGGTGCTCGTCGTCATCATCTTGCTGCTCGTCGGGAACCTGGAGCGCAGCCGCGTCGGCCGCGCGTGGATCGCGGTCCGCGAAGACGAGGACGCCGCCGAGGTGATGGGCGTCAACGCATTCAAGTTCAAGCTCTGGGCGTTCACCATCGGTGCGGCCATCGGCGGACTGTCCGGCGCGCTCTACGCGGGCCAGGTTCAATACGTCGCCCCCCCGACGTTCAACATCATCAACTCGATGCTGTTCCTGTGTGCCGTCGTGCTCGGCGGGCAGGGCAACAAACTCGGTGTCATCCTCGGCGCGTTCATCATCGTCTACCTGCCGAACCGACTGCTCGGCGTGCACTTCCTCGGCATCGACATGGGAAACCTCAAGTATTTGTTCTTCGGACTGGCGCTGGTGGTGCTGATGATCTTCCGTCCGCAGGGACTTTTCCCGGCCCGTCAGCACCTGCTGACGTATGGGAAGGCGGCACGAAAACTGTTACGCGCCAACCCGACCGACACGGAGCCGGCCAAATGA
- a CDS encoding branched-chain amino acid ABC transporter permease, with the protein MNQAANINFNVGALVDSFWQLTVDGLSWGAIYALVAVGYTLVFGVLRLINFAHSEIFMLGMFGAYFALDVILGFTPSGNAYNKGIALTILYLGVAMLFAMLVSGGAAVGLEFIAYRPLRKRNARALTFLITAIGMSFVLQQFVLFILPTLIPGYGGPNAQQPIVLVQPRTQFEIFGVAISNTTIVIIGAALVLALLTDLALNRTKLGRGVRAVAQDPNTATLMGVSRERVIMTTFLIGGLLAGAAALLYTLKVPQGIIYSGGFLLGIKAFSAAVLGGIGNLRGALLGGLLLGVMENYGQAVFGTQWRDVVAFVLLVLVLLVRPTGILGESLGKARV; encoded by the coding sequence ATGAATCAGGCCGCCAACATCAATTTCAACGTCGGTGCGCTGGTCGACAGCTTCTGGCAGTTGACGGTCGACGGCCTGTCGTGGGGCGCGATCTATGCGCTGGTCGCCGTCGGCTACACGCTCGTCTTCGGCGTTCTGCGACTGATCAACTTCGCGCATTCCGAGATCTTCATGCTGGGGATGTTCGGGGCCTACTTCGCCCTGGACGTCATCCTGGGTTTCACCCCCAGCGGTAATGCCTACAACAAGGGCATCGCGCTGACGATCCTGTACCTGGGCGTGGCCATGCTGTTCGCCATGCTGGTCTCCGGCGGCGCGGCGGTGGGGTTGGAGTTCATCGCCTACCGTCCACTGCGCAAGCGCAACGCCCGCGCACTGACCTTCCTCATCACCGCCATCGGCATGTCGTTCGTCCTGCAGCAGTTCGTGCTGTTCATCCTGCCCACGTTGATCCCCGGCTATGGCGGCCCCAATGCCCAACAGCCGATTGTGTTGGTGCAGCCGAGAACTCAGTTCGAGATCTTCGGGGTGGCGATCTCCAACACCACGATCGTCATCATCGGTGCGGCGCTGGTGTTGGCGCTGCTCACCGATCTGGCGCTGAATCGGACCAAGCTGGGACGCGGGGTGCGCGCCGTCGCGCAGGATCCCAATACCGCCACCCTGATGGGGGTTTCGCGGGAGCGGGTCATCATGACGACCTTCCTGATCGGTGGCCTGCTCGCCGGCGCCGCGGCCTTGCTGTACACGTTGAAGGTGCCCCAAGGCATCATCTACTCCGGCGGATTCCTGCTGGGCATCAAGGCCTTCTCGGCGGCGGTGCTCGGCGGTATCGGTAATCTGCGCGGCGCGCTGCTCGGCGGGCTGTTGCTCGGGGTGATGGAGAACTACGGGCAGGCCGTCTTCGGTACCCAGTGGCGCGATGTGGTGGCCTTCGTGCTGCTCGTGCTGGTGTTGTTGGTCAGACCGACCGGCATCCTGGGGGAGAGCCTCGGAAAGGCACGCGTATGA
- a CDS encoding branched-chain amino acid ABC transporter substrate-binding protein — protein MRGHVARKAFALGGAGLMALAIAGCSQSTPEEEAAQTNLKIVEKVQIDENGGEVAAAAGATPADPAGDGKATCPPVSLAMAGALNGPDAALGINIRNGVQLAVDKHNAANPGCQVQLKTFDTEGDPQKASNIAPRIIEDQYTIGLIGPAFSGETKATGGVFDQAGLAAVTASATNVTLSENGWKTFFRGLANDGVQGPSVANYLKNTLGHKKVCVVDDSTDYGLGLATAVRDTLGPVADPACNISVKKGDKDFSAAVTQINGAAPDSVFFGGYYAEAAPLVQQLRDSGFGGTFASADGSKDNEFVKQAGESSKGALLACPCGPATGSFAQEYTDKFGQEPGTYSTEGYDLGTIMLKGIDSGAITRPALLDYVRNYKGQGVAREYQWTPVGELTTTLIWVYDVQ, from the coding sequence GTGCGCGGTCACGTGGCACGCAAGGCATTTGCGCTCGGCGGGGCGGGTCTGATGGCGCTGGCTATTGCCGGCTGCAGTCAGAGCACACCCGAAGAGGAGGCGGCTCAGACGAATCTCAAGATCGTCGAGAAGGTCCAGATCGATGAGAACGGCGGTGAAGTCGCGGCCGCAGCCGGCGCAACCCCAGCCGATCCCGCCGGGGACGGCAAGGCGACCTGCCCGCCGGTGTCGCTCGCGATGGCCGGTGCGCTCAACGGTCCGGACGCTGCGCTGGGCATCAATATCCGCAACGGTGTCCAGCTCGCCGTCGACAAGCACAACGCCGCCAACCCCGGTTGCCAGGTCCAGCTGAAGACCTTCGACACCGAGGGCGATCCGCAGAAGGCGTCGAACATCGCCCCGCGCATCATCGAGGACCAGTACACGATCGGTCTGATCGGGCCGGCCTTCTCCGGGGAGACCAAGGCCACCGGCGGCGTCTTCGACCAGGCGGGTCTGGCCGCGGTCACCGCATCGGCCACCAACGTCACGCTTTCGGAGAACGGCTGGAAGACCTTCTTCCGCGGCCTGGCCAACGACGGCGTCCAGGGCCCCTCGGTGGCCAACTACCTGAAGAACACGCTGGGCCACAAGAAGGTCTGCGTCGTCGACGACAGCACCGACTACGGCCTGGGCCTGGCCACCGCGGTGCGCGACACGCTGGGCCCGGTCGCCGATCCGGCCTGCAACATCTCGGTCAAGAAGGGCGATAAGGACTTCTCGGCCGCGGTGACCCAGATCAACGGTGCGGCACCGGATTCGGTGTTCTTCGGAGGGTACTACGCGGAGGCCGCGCCGCTGGTGCAGCAGCTGCGTGACAGCGGCTTCGGTGGCACCTTCGCCAGTGCCGACGGCAGCAAGGACAACGAGTTCGTCAAGCAGGCAGGCGAGTCGTCCAAGGGCGCGCTGCTGGCCTGCCCGTGCGGCCCGGCCACCGGCAGCTTCGCCCAGGAGTACACCGACAAGTTCGGGCAGGAGCCCGGTACGTACAGCACCGAGGGTTATGACCTGGGCACCATCATGCTCAAGGGCATCGACTCCGGTGCCATCACCAGGCCGGCCCTGCTGGACTATGTGCGCAACTACAAGGGCCAGGGTGTCGCCCGCGAATACCAGTGGACGCCGGTGGGTGAGCTCACCACCACGCTGATCTGGGTGTACGACGTCCAGTAA
- a CDS encoding ANTAR domain-containing response regulator, with protein sequence MMASMTEASAARRVLIAEDEALIRMDLAEMLRDEGYEVVGQAGDGQEAVDLAESLTPDLVIMDVKMPRRDGIDAASEIAAKRIAPIVILTAFSQRELVERARDAGAMAYLVKPFSITDLIPAIELAVSRFSEISALENEVATLSERLETRKLVERAKGLLQANQGMTEPEAFKWIQRAAMDRRTTMKRVAEVVLETLGAPGEESAEPQK encoded by the coding sequence ATGATGGCATCCATGACCGAAGCCTCCGCCGCGCGCCGCGTGCTGATCGCCGAAGACGAAGCGTTGATCCGGATGGACCTCGCCGAGATGCTGCGTGACGAAGGTTATGAGGTGGTGGGCCAGGCCGGCGACGGTCAGGAGGCCGTCGACCTCGCCGAGAGCCTGACCCCGGACCTGGTGATCATGGATGTGAAGATGCCGCGTCGCGACGGTATCGACGCCGCCTCCGAGATCGCCGCCAAACGGATTGCGCCGATCGTCATCCTGACGGCCTTCTCCCAGCGCGAGCTTGTCGAACGGGCCCGCGACGCGGGCGCGATGGCCTATCTGGTCAAGCCGTTCTCCATCACCGACCTGATCCCGGCGATCGAACTGGCCGTCAGCCGGTTCAGTGAGATCTCGGCGCTGGAGAACGAGGTGGCCACGCTCTCGGAGCGACTGGAGACGCGCAAGCTCGTCGAACGCGCCAAGGGGCTGTTGCAGGCCAACCAGGGGATGACCGAGCCCGAGGCCTTCAAATGGATCCAGCGGGCCGCCATGGATCGGCGAACCACCATGAAACGCGTGGCCGAGGTGGTGCTGGAGACGCTGGGCGCCCCCGGCGAGGAATCCGCCGAACCCCAGAAGTGA